Proteins co-encoded in one Halococcoides cellulosivorans genomic window:
- a CDS encoding DUF58 domain-containing protein, translating into MYLRPVGWRIVGAAVALVVAGVVAARPLAVAGAAGIVAIGLVVQVSVVFAGRRARAALDVAFDPDRVRVTAGSTAETTVTVATAAPIGADLSVELVVPAGLTCRPATVAVPAGERQTTVPVTIETREAGTYAIDAARVSLTDRIDTVGLAFTHRVDAAVTVTAADATLAGGEGGHGDDRSEAGDRRGLEPGRIRPYVAGDPVTRIDWKTSARHDDRLVRDPVHRGGRPLTIVFDRRTVPGHETAFRRRREAALAVLGGATGSNDRATVTLVDESGRTTLDSGRDSPETTLQRTRPAERVDWPTDPGRPLADRSLPPAETTFDRAIEPFTHPGPVDDPLSAAVDAATRHGDRSRIAVLTEDADPQAVRRAARIADARGHRTTVLCSPVRGDDRLRDDLDRFDNVECAWIDGEHPRALAGGERR; encoded by the coding sequence ATGTACCTCCGTCCCGTCGGCTGGCGGATCGTCGGCGCGGCGGTCGCGCTGGTCGTCGCGGGCGTCGTCGCCGCCCGGCCGCTCGCCGTCGCGGGGGCCGCCGGGATCGTCGCGATCGGCCTCGTCGTCCAGGTGAGCGTGGTGTTCGCCGGCCGGCGGGCCCGGGCGGCCCTCGACGTCGCGTTCGATCCCGACCGCGTCCGGGTGACCGCGGGGTCGACCGCCGAGACGACGGTGACGGTCGCGACCGCCGCCCCGATCGGCGCCGATCTGTCCGTCGAACTCGTCGTGCCGGCGGGGCTCACGTGTCGGCCGGCGACCGTCGCCGTGCCCGCCGGCGAGCGCCAGACGACGGTGCCGGTGACGATCGAGACGAGGGAAGCGGGCACCTACGCGATCGATGCGGCCCGGGTCAGCCTCACCGACCGGATCGACACCGTCGGCCTCGCGTTCACACACCGGGTCGACGCCGCGGTCACGGTGACCGCCGCGGACGCGACGCTCGCGGGCGGCGAGGGCGGGCACGGCGACGACCGCTCGGAGGCTGGCGACCGCCGCGGCCTCGAACCCGGCCGGATCCGGCCGTACGTCGCGGGCGACCCCGTCACGCGGATCGACTGGAAGACCAGCGCGCGCCACGACGACCGCCTGGTGCGCGATCCGGTCCACCGCGGGGGCCGACCGCTGACGATCGTGTTCGATCGCCGGACCGTCCCCGGGCACGAGACGGCGTTCCGCCGGCGTCGCGAGGCGGCACTCGCGGTGCTCGGTGGGGCGACCGGATCGAACGACCGCGCGACGGTGACACTCGTCGACGAGAGCGGCCGGACGACACTCGACTCGGGACGAGACAGCCCCGAGACCACCCTCCAGCGGACCCGGCCCGCCGAGCGGGTCGACTGGCCCACCGATCCCGGTCGACCGCTGGCCGACCGCTCGCTGCCGCCCGCCGAGACGACGTTCGACCGGGCGATCGAGCCGTTCACCCATCCCGGCCCGGTCGACGACCCGCTCTCGGCCGCCGTCGACGCCGCGACCCGGCACGGCGATCGGTCACGGATCGCCGTACTCACCGAAGACGCCGACCCACAGGCGGTCCGTCGGGCGGCCCGCATCGCGGACGCGCGCGGTCACCGGACGACCGTGCTGTGCTCGCCGGTCCGCGGTGACGACCGCCTCCGGGATGACCTCGATCGGTTCGACAACGTCGAGTGTGCGTGGATCGACGGCGAGCACCCCAGAGCTCTCGCCGGAGGTGAGCGACGATGA
- a CDS encoding DUF7118 family protein: protein MVDPGRSPQLARAAGLIASLDRAVADHEAAQERIRAADGDLQALAAAHQEVTALLDQYDETAVGDADFESYLTFQDELATFFEDLDDDLPEREAFESVDERLHQRRLTESDFEAARETLAGVADRVAVLDERRDAAERIRRRRFAIERAIEDLRERVEACAALEAHADADLSADVARLARPITDYDRRIEADFATFRRTASAREFLDWLDDCRWYPLVDLDPPPADLQRYVDRTPVGTEPLGTLREYADYSHSKLDHYVDDPGALKRAVGPHTGYLRRLDAGPLTVGWPPPEADDLRYRTRELLAVVDRIADDATVAALQRVRALAFSDDYSRRREAAVARVALDPTDRRRLQWGLVQRERVAAEQAIDRLQSALSDAPAP from the coding sequence ATGGTCGATCCCGGACGGTCACCCCAGTTGGCGCGGGCCGCGGGCCTGATCGCCAGCCTCGATCGGGCGGTCGCAGACCACGAGGCCGCCCAAGAGCGCATTCGGGCCGCCGACGGTGATCTGCAGGCACTCGCCGCGGCCCACCAGGAGGTGACGGCGCTGCTCGATCAGTACGACGAGACCGCCGTCGGCGACGCCGACTTCGAGTCGTATCTCACCTTTCAGGACGAGCTGGCGACCTTCTTCGAGGACCTGGACGACGACCTCCCGGAACGCGAGGCCTTCGAGAGCGTCGACGAGCGCCTCCACCAGCGCCGGTTGACCGAGTCGGATTTCGAGGCCGCCCGCGAGACGCTCGCCGGCGTCGCCGACCGGGTGGCCGTCCTCGACGAGCGCCGCGACGCCGCCGAGCGCATCCGTCGCCGGCGCTTCGCGATCGAGCGCGCGATCGAGGACCTCCGCGAGCGCGTCGAGGCGTGTGCGGCACTGGAGGCCCACGCCGACGCCGACCTCTCGGCGGACGTCGCCCGCCTCGCCCGGCCGATCACCGACTACGACCGCCGGATCGAAGCGGACTTCGCGACCTTTCGCCGGACGGCGTCGGCCAGGGAGTTTCTCGACTGGCTGGACGACTGTCGGTGGTACCCCCTGGTCGACCTCGATCCGCCGCCCGCCGACCTCCAGCGCTACGTCGATCGGACGCCCGTCGGGACCGAACCGCTGGGCACACTCCGAGAGTACGCGGACTATTCGCACTCGAAACTCGATCATTACGTCGACGATCCGGGGGCACTCAAACGGGCGGTCGGGCCGCACACGGGCTATCTCCGCCGACTCGACGCCGGGCCGCTGACCGTCGGGTGGCCACCACCCGAGGCCGACGACCTCCGATATCGCACGCGCGAACTGCTCGCGGTCGTCGATCGGATCGCCGACGACGCGACGGTCGCGGCCCTCCAGCGCGTGCGGGCGCTCGCCTTTTCGGACGACTACTCACGGCGTCGCGAGGCCGCCGTCGCCCGGGTGGCACTCGACCCGACCGACCGGCGACGCCTGCAGTGGGGGCTCGTCCAGCGCGAGCGCGTCGCCGCCGAGCAGGCGATCGATCGGCTTCAGTCGGCGCTGTCGGACGCGCCGGCGCCGTGA
- a CDS encoding DUF4350 domain-containing protein produces MNERWLRIALAVVAVAVLVVLVATTASSTVTFDPYNPDWNGTSEFRALAAEQGSAELITDASAYDGLDADRSVVFVLAPEQPHYARSGQAMQSYMDRGGTVVVAGDRGRSADWLVQNLTRYRIDRTPVRDLAAFTEGTALPLVHPPADRPIDGVDSVATNLPGSIDNVPDEQRVLVTASTAFRDADGDGEPDDDEPLGPFTVAATQSVGDGRMIVLADPSLFIDSMLDRADNRAFVTHLFGDADRVVIDRSHATSGRPPLYAALDVLRSSPAAQILVFGAVAIGLAAIVGWTRR; encoded by the coding sequence GTGAACGAGCGATGGCTCCGGATCGCGCTCGCCGTCGTCGCCGTCGCCGTGCTGGTGGTGCTCGTCGCGACGACCGCGAGTTCGACCGTGACCTTCGATCCGTACAACCCCGACTGGAACGGCACCAGCGAGTTTCGAGCGCTGGCGGCCGAACAGGGCAGTGCCGAGTTGATCACCGACGCGTCCGCCTACGATGGCCTGGACGCCGATCGATCGGTCGTGTTCGTCCTCGCCCCCGAACAGCCACACTACGCCCGTAGCGGCCAGGCGATGCAGTCGTACATGGACCGCGGCGGGACGGTCGTCGTCGCGGGCGACCGCGGTCGGTCGGCGGACTGGCTGGTCCAGAACCTCACCCGGTATCGCATCGATCGAACGCCCGTTCGAGACCTCGCCGCGTTCACCGAGGGGACCGCGCTCCCGCTGGTCCACCCGCCCGCCGACCGCCCGATCGACGGGGTCGATTCGGTCGCGACGAATCTGCCCGGATCGATCGACAACGTCCCCGACGAGCAGCGCGTGCTGGTCACCGCCTCGACCGCGTTCCGCGACGCCGACGGTGACGGCGAACCCGACGACGACGAACCGCTCGGCCCCTTCACCGTGGCCGCGACCCAGTCGGTCGGTGACGGGCGCATGATCGTCCTGGCCGACCCGAGTCTGTTCATCGATAGCATGCTCGACCGGGCGGACAACCGCGCGTTCGTCACCCACCTGTTTGGCGACGCCGACAGGGTCGTCATCGATCGGAGTCACGCGACGAGTGGACGCCCGCCGCTGTACGCGGCGCTGGACGTGCTCAGATCGTCGCCAGCGGCACAGATTCTGGTGTTCGGCGCGGTCGCGATCGGACTGGCCGCGATCGTGGGCTGGACGCGTCGTTAG
- a CDS encoding A24 family peptidase, which translates to MIDASAPDLLRLIAVPALGWAAWRDVRTRRVTNRLWPPLVALGVLVLAWDASQLLGTPTGPLFTIQVVLSLGLIVPLALGFWMFGAFGGADAKALMTLAVLFPTYPTYAFVGGSIPGLGATAVLTLPLYQPMAGLFALTILGNTVIAGLAYPVALAVRNALAGRVSWVMVVGRPVAVPDIPTTHGRLLETPAGFSRAGCDIDAVRMYLDWRETDLATLRADPDRARRPASVPDQPADPGDGSVRTDGGTPDAGDATDGAASPPTPPRGDPSATDEPLDPWGAQTFLTDAGGAYGTTPEQLRGALDVLTEADRETVWVSPGIPFLVPMVAGLVVSLTAGDLLVWGMDAVGLI; encoded by the coding sequence GTGATCGACGCGTCCGCGCCCGATCTCTTGCGCCTGATCGCCGTCCCGGCTCTCGGCTGGGCGGCCTGGCGTGACGTGCGCACGCGACGCGTCACGAATCGACTCTGGCCACCGCTGGTCGCCCTCGGCGTCCTCGTCCTGGCGTGGGACGCCTCCCAACTGCTCGGCACGCCGACGGGCCCGCTCTTTACGATCCAGGTCGTGCTGAGCCTCGGCCTGATCGTCCCGCTCGCGCTGGGCTTCTGGATGTTCGGTGCGTTCGGCGGGGCCGACGCGAAGGCCCTGATGACGCTCGCGGTGCTCTTCCCGACGTATCCGACGTACGCCTTTGTGGGTGGCTCCATCCCCGGGCTCGGGGCGACCGCGGTCCTCACGCTGCCACTGTATCAGCCGATGGCGGGGCTGTTCGCGCTGACGATCCTGGGCAACACCGTGATCGCCGGGCTGGCCTACCCGGTCGCGCTCGCGGTTCGCAACGCCCTCGCGGGTCGCGTCTCGTGGGTGATGGTCGTCGGTCGTCCGGTTGCCGTCCCCGACATCCCGACGACTCACGGGCGCTTGCTGGAGACGCCCGCGGGGTTCAGCCGGGCGGGCTGTGACATCGACGCCGTCCGGATGTATCTCGACTGGCGCGAGACCGATCTGGCGACGCTCCGGGCCGACCCCGACCGGGCGCGTCGCCCGGCGAGTGTCCCCGATCAGCCCGCCGATCCCGGCGACGGGTCGGTCCGGACCGACGGCGGGACGCCGGACGCGGGTGACGCCACGGACGGCGCGGCGTCGCCCCCGACTCCTCCCCGAGGCGACCCGTCCGCGACCGACGAGCCACTCGATCCGTGGGGCGCTCAGACATTCCTCACCGACGCCGGCGGCGCGTACGGCACCACACCCGAGCAGTTACGAGGGGCGCTCGACGTGCTCACCGAGGCCGACCGCGAGACGGTCTGGGTCTCGCCGGGCATCCCGTTCCTCGTGCCGATGGTCGCGGGGCTGGTGGTGAGCCTGACGGCGGGCGACCTCCTGGTCTGGGGGATGGACGCCGTCGGCCTGATCTAG
- a CDS encoding protein-L-isoaspartate O-methyltransferase family protein, giving the protein MDLAAQREDMVDGLEHEAKGCVVSEAVSLAMRAVPREAFLPEDARAYADRSFDHLGTRVFAPRTAARLLEALAVTPEDSVLVVGVGVGYTAALAAELADPTAVQAVDIDRRLVGAARSNLAAAGYRDVLVDCRSGSDGLPAYAPYDRILLEAAAVGPPRPLLDQLAPDGRLVMPLGTHDPALVAVGPEGRVHDRYGPIRVRPMLVDGERADTVEANRTHRENREFAARRRPPGWERDWIDWDAREAGRDRSTTHRSGNSRESLD; this is encoded by the coding sequence ATGGACCTGGCGGCCCAGCGCGAGGACATGGTCGACGGCCTCGAACACGAGGCCAAAGGCTGTGTCGTCAGTGAGGCGGTTTCGCTGGCGATGCGGGCGGTTCCGCGCGAGGCGTTTCTCCCCGAGGACGCCCGCGCGTACGCCGACCGCTCGTTCGATCACCTCGGAACGCGCGTGTTCGCGCCCCGCACCGCCGCTCGACTGCTCGAAGCGCTGGCCGTGACGCCTGAGGACAGCGTCCTCGTCGTCGGCGTGGGTGTCGGCTATACCGCCGCGCTCGCCGCGGAACTGGCCGATCCCACCGCGGTCCAGGCCGTCGACATCGACCGTCGCCTCGTCGGTGCGGCCCGGTCGAATCTCGCCGCCGCGGGCTATCGCGACGTCCTCGTCGACTGTCGATCGGGCAGCGACGGCCTGCCGGCGTACGCCCCCTACGACCGCATCCTCCTGGAGGCCGCCGCCGTCGGGCCGCCTCGACCGTTGCTCGACCAGCTCGCCCCCGACGGTCGACTCGTCATGCCCCTGGGCACCCACGACCCGGCGCTCGTCGCCGTCGGGCCCGAGGGCCGCGTTCACGACCGCTATGGCCCGATTCGCGTCCGCCCGATGCTCGTCGACGGCGAACGCGCGGACACCGTCGAGGCCAACCGCACGCATCGCGAAAATCGGGAGTTCGCCGCCCGACGGCGACCGCCCGGGTGGGAACGCGACTGGATCGACTGGGACGCCCGGGAGGCCGGTCGTGATCGGTCGACAACTCACCGATCGGGGAACTCTAGAGAGAGTCTGGACTGA
- the hisI gene encoding phosphoribosyl-AMP cyclohydrolase: MSDAVDLAFDEVEYIPAVAQDASSGAVLMLAYVTPEALERTRETGLAHYYSRSRDALWQKGESSGHVQHVEEIRVDCDGDALLYLIDQEGGACHTGYESCFHRRLDGEVVGEQVFDPDAVYDD; this comes from the coding sequence ATGAGCGACGCGGTCGATCTGGCCTTCGACGAGGTCGAGTACATCCCGGCGGTCGCCCAGGACGCATCGAGCGGCGCGGTCCTCATGCTCGCGTACGTGACCCCCGAGGCGCTCGAACGCACCCGGGAGACGGGACTGGCCCACTACTACTCGCGGAGTCGAGACGCGCTCTGGCAGAAAGGCGAGTCCAGCGGGCACGTCCAGCACGTCGAAGAGATTCGCGTCGACTGTGACGGCGACGCGTTGCTCTACCTCATCGACCAGGAGGGCGGCGCCTGTCACACGGGGTACGAATCCTGTTTTCACCGCCGGCTCGACGGTGAAGTCGTCGGAGAGCAGGTGTTCGACCCCGACGCGGTCTACGACGACTGA